CGTTTTTTTGCTGCAGCTAATGCAAGTACCTGCTTTAATAAAAGCCTTTCAAAATTACTATCCAGCCTATAAGGAAGATAGTGGAAAGAGCGGTCTTTTTCAGGGTGAGACATATATTTCGATTTTAGTTGTTTAAGAATATCCCAATTTTCGGTTTCCTCAGCAAGCTTCATCATTTCCATAGCCTTTTTATCAGGTTTTAGCTGCCCTTTGTCTTCTAGAATAATTTTCTCCGTTATATCCTGCGGTGGATAATAGCTTTCCGGTTCAGAATTATTCACTGGTGATGTCAGGCTTTCAATTTTTAGAAGGCGGGCATCCTGTGGGATAACCTCCTCTGTGGTTCGCAAATCACGCTTTTCATAAAATAGCTTGCGTATATTTTGATTAATTATCTTAATGTTAAAAACTGAACTGAAATATCTAACACCATTTTTCAACAATGTGATCTCATTAAAAATCTGGCGCAAAAACTCATCATGTTGCCTCAATATCGAAACTGGCAGCATACCAAAACTTTCCTTGCTAATATCATATAACCATCGGTTATAATTTACAGGTTCAGTCTCCATTGCTTTTTTTACATCCATTCCCAGAAGTCTTTGTTCAAAATCCTGAATTTTTACTATGGAGGCTTGTTTACTTTCTGGAGTAATAACATCCGATAATTTCGGGTTCAAAATTTGGGGTTTTCCCTTAATAATGCAATCATAATGTACTCTGAGCTGATAATAGTCTATTTTCGGGAGTTTTAAATAATCCATCCGGCTGTAACGCTTAATCTCTTTATCAGCTTTATTTGCACCTTTTTCAAATTCTCTAATCGAGATATTATGCTTCTTCTCAAGCTGCATGTTAAGTTTTTCGGCATTGTATTGATTAAGCCAAATCAGTGCCGATTCATGTTTGCCTTTTTCAACCTGACGCAAACATCTGCAGGAAGTCTGCAACACCATGTTAGTGGGACAATCGCCTTTTTGCGACAAGATAACCCCAGTTAAGCTACGGCAGTCCCAGCCTTCCTTTCCTATGTGCACAAGAAGTATTATGCGTTTTTTTGAAAATGGCATATCCAACGCTTCAAATTCAAGCTTGCTTTCGGCAGATATGGGATGCTTCTTATTCCCCTTATGATACTTTAATATAGTCTCTTTGGGATCCATCCCGTATTCTTCCACAATCTTTGCTACACAAGGGTAAACTTCTTCTTCCAGATAATCAATTGCACTTTTGTGCTTTCCTTTACCGCAGTATATCGCTAATTTGGATGTCAAATCTCCCGCGTAAGTCTTATCCTTATAAGTGTTCAAAAAATCCCTTACTCCATCTTCAATAATTTGAAGACTATCTTCTTGATTTGAAATTTTAACCACAGGACGCTTTAAGAAATTATCAATCCCTTGAATTAGCGGGTAATAATATACCGTATTGGCAATTTCTATACTTTTTATATTCAAAGTTTTCGTTATTTCAACAGGATATGCCTTATCTAAATACGGTGTACCCGAAAATCCAATAACAGAATTGATCGTATTGTTCTTTTCCATCCAATCGTTTACTACTGCTCTCAACTTAATCTCATCTGTTGAAGCGTGATGCACCTCATCAATAAAAATCGCCATATTTGGAATTTTCCCAATCAGATTTCTAAGTTCATTAGCCTGCCTGTCCTTTTCATCCTCGCTATCCTCAAATAAACTTAATTGTCCATCCCTGACTTCAACGCGGTCTAAGATTACTTTCTCAGCGTTGGTTATGGCAACCAAACCTATTAATTGATCAAAAGGCTGATAGGCGGCAATTTTCTGTACATTTGGATTTCTTGTTTTATTACTTCTTTTTTCCGCTTTATTTTGATCAAGAATCTCAAATTTAATGATTCTCTTAATGTCACTGGCAGCAGGATCGGGAAGAATCCATAGAGGATCGAATTTTTTAATAGTTTTTAAGCTGGGCACTACAGAACTTTTTAGGCCTGATGGTGCAAATATAATAAAATTGTGAGCAAATGCATTATTATCGGGCTCGTTTACAGCAAAATACAAATCCAAATATATAAAAGCTGCCATTAAATAAGTTTTGCCAGCTCCCATAGGCAGACTAAAAAGGTAATCTGTGTATGACACATTGTAAAAGATTTTTTTAAATATATCCACAAAATCTATATTATCAATTTCATTTATTATTGCCTTTTCCAACTTTTCTGAAACTTGTTCATCTTTCTCATTTTTCAAGGTAGAATACTCATACAAAGCTAGCGCTGCCGGATTGTTTTGCAATTTCTCTCTTAATGAAGCTTTAACTTCTAAATCATCAACATTTAAATTGTTAAAATAGCCTCTGGAGAATAATTCCCACAGTGGTTTATTTTCGCAAGCTATCTTTAAATACAAATAAGTTTTAATTGCATCAATTTGTACGTCGCGCATTTCACCTTTATTAACTATGTAGGATATCAATTCATCAATGGTACACTCTGAAGAAGAGTACCACATATCTCTTTTTCTCTGAATCATCTTATAAAACATTATCGTTTTCTCACCTCAGTTTTTCCTTTAATTTCCTTCTACGCCTCGCATCTTCAGGCTTTTCCGCATCCTTTGGTATAGCCCACGCCCAACCCAAACGAACAGCGCCCTTAATACGCCCCTGTTCGCATAAAACTTGAACTCTGCGTGGGGATATATTCCATTTTTCAGCTGCTTGTTTTGTCGTTAAGTAATCCATTATGAATACCTCGCAGAACACAAAATTCCAATTTTTATTATATGCGAAAAAACGAACAATTTCAACATATTACAACTATATACATAATAAATAAAGTCTTTTCAGAAAATGAGTATACCTGCATTAAATGTACATCCATCCTGTCTCCTCAACCCCTATGAAAAAAGGCCGTTATCTATTCTGTCAACTCAACCCTGCTAATTTTGGAGTTCAAATTTTACCTCAAAAATAATCGTCGATATGTTCCCATGTACGTATTTTGAACCTTTAGGTTGAGTAGACAACTTGGATGTGCTTCCGAAAACCCAGTAAAATCAAGGCTTACAGCCGCGACATCAATACTACGCACTCCACATGGGTCGAGTTGATGGAATTGATGTCTGCGGGCCATTTTTTATAGCATTTGTACGTGGGAACATGTCAATGAGTTTTCGGTACATTTTTGAAAAACCACCGTTCGCGGGAACATGTCAACGTTTATTGCATAACAATTAATCTTGCTAGAATTTCCAGTTTGTTAAAACAGAATTAAGTTCATCAAACCTGTAGTTACCATAACACATATAAAGCTAGTCGTTTATAGTCCAGTTCAGAGTAGCGGATGAAGACAATATTCGTTATATAAACAGTCCTGTTGTATCTCAAGATATTGCTTTATCTTATCCAAATCGTTTATGGAACCTATTAAAAAAGTTAAGTCACTCTTAGTACACGCACATGGGTATATCTTTTTAGTATTAGTTACATATAATAGATGCGTCCCCGCTTGACATTTTATCGCTTGTGGTGCCGGGCG
The genomic region above belongs to Acetivibrio saccincola and contains:
- a CDS encoding helix-turn-helix domain-containing protein produces the protein MDYLTTKQAAEKWNISPRRVQVLCEQGRIKGAVRLGWAWAIPKDAEKPEDARRRRKLKEKLR
- a CDS encoding DEAD/DEAH box helicase family protein, with the protein product MFYKMIQRKRDMWYSSSECTIDELISYIVNKGEMRDVQIDAIKTYLYLKIACENKPLWELFSRGYFNNLNVDDLEVKASLREKLQNNPAALALYEYSTLKNEKDEQVSEKLEKAIINEIDNIDFVDIFKKIFYNVSYTDYLFSLPMGAGKTYLMAAFIYLDLYFAVNEPDNNAFAHNFIIFAPSGLKSSVVPSLKTIKKFDPLWILPDPAASDIKRIIKFEILDQNKAEKRSNKTRNPNVQKIAAYQPFDQLIGLVAITNAEKVILDRVEVRDGQLSLFEDSEDEKDRQANELRNLIGKIPNMAIFIDEVHHASTDEIKLRAVVNDWMEKNNTINSVIGFSGTPYLDKAYPVEITKTLNIKSIEIANTVYYYPLIQGIDNFLKRPVVKISNQEDSLQIIEDGVRDFLNTYKDKTYAGDLTSKLAIYCGKGKHKSAIDYLEEEVYPCVAKIVEEYGMDPKETILKYHKGNKKHPISAESKLEFEALDMPFSKKRIILLVHIGKEGWDCRSLTGVILSQKGDCPTNMVLQTSCRCLRQVEKGKHESALIWLNQYNAEKLNMQLEKKHNISIREFEKGANKADKEIKRYSRMDYLKLPKIDYYQLRVHYDCIIKGKPQILNPKLSDVITPESKQASIVKIQDFEQRLLGMDVKKAMETEPVNYNRWLYDISKESFGMLPVSILRQHDEFLRQIFNEITLLKNGVRYFSSVFNIKIINQNIRKLFYEKRDLRTTEEVIPQDARLLKIESLTSPVNNSEPESYYPPQDITEKIILEDKGQLKPDKKAMEMMKLAEETENWDILKQLKSKYMSHPEKDRSFHYLPYRLDSNFERLLLKQVLALAAAKKRNLEIYYNGDNSLTEFKIRCYKGSSGRKRYIGTYTPDFLIIKRKNGKIYKAIIVETKGSLYAKDEIFQLKRTFVEKEFIEINQNKAGYPKFKYLYLEDSLTESELIIKTVSAIEDFFEEEM